One Pochonia chlamydosporia 170 chromosome 5, whole genome shotgun sequence DNA segment encodes these proteins:
- a CDS encoding serine protein (similar to Neofusicoccum parvum UCRNP2 XP_007583306.1): protein MLASTLLGAVATLLLTVPSAARIDRLYPNGRPPRPLGEDGIVRRDAKPSHQGVFQQLIDHNHPELGTFSQRYWYNAEYYAGPGSPIVLNAPGESEADDFYTTNDTLSGMFAQTNGGAVIVIEHRYWGESSPYDKLTTTNLQYLNLDNAIQDLIYFAHNVELPFDVNGTTRPTKAPWVLTGCSYSGALAAWTHALAPGTFWAYHCSSAVVEAISDFWQYNKPIKDAMPKNCTADMQRAIKQVDGILSSGTAEQKHSLKKKFGLESLTHDNDFAQVLTGGLQGWQDTMFYKSNKTNPLYEFCDYIENVFPDDKNGTRTYPAVLPGPEGVGTCKAMDGFAKWSKEVYLPEVCAQYGYWADNNTLACLDMNNKENPMYKDLTVLAKINRQWTWFTCNEPFEWWQVSSPQDTTGLVSRFLGVEYWRMQCDNYFPQEGNHTHGLAAGRTADQVNKKTGGWNGFNNTTRLMWVNGEHDPWRPATMSADARPGGPLKTTPEAPVWVIPKAAHCNDLITKNADSNPELRKIVDDILGTMKKWVDEYYDGKE from the exons ATGCTTGCGAGTACTCTTTTAGGCGCTGTAGCTACTCTTTTGCTCACCGTTCCCTCCGCAGCCCGAATCGACCGGCTTTACCCAAACGGTCGACCACCTCGTCCCCTTGGAGAGGACGGCATAGTACGAAGGGATGCTAAACCTTCTCACCAAGGCGTCTTTCAGCAGCTGATTGACCATAATCACCCGGAACTAGGGACCTTCTCGCAGCGATATTGGTACAATGCGGAGTATTACGCTGGGCCTGGATCACCCATCGTGCTGAATGCCCCCGGCGAAAGCGAGGCTGACGACTTTTACACGACAAATGACACTCTCTCCGGCATGTTCGCTCAGACCAACGGCGGTGCTGTTATTGTCATCGAACATCGGTACTGGGGCGAGAGTTCCCCCTACGACAAGTTGACCACGACCAATCTCCAGTACCTCAATCTCGATAATGCCATTCAAGACTTGATCTACTTTGCTCACAATGTGGAATTGCCTTTTGATGTTAATGGAACAACAAGACCGACTAAGGCGCCCTGGGTGTTGACCGGCTGTTCCTACTCTGGTGCTCTGGCGGCTTGGACACACGCTCTAGCCCCAGGTACCTTCTGGGCGTACCATTGCTCAAGCGCTGTTGTTGAAGCAATTTCTGACTTTTGGCAATATAATAAGCCAATCAAGgatgccatgcccaaaaacTGTACAGCGGACATGCAGAGGGCCATCAAGCAGGTTGACGGAATCTTGTCCAGTGGCACTGCGGAGCAAAAGCacagcttgaagaagaaatttGGGCTCGAGTCCCTCACCCATGATAATGACTTTGCCCAAGTCCTCACTGGCGGTCTTCAGGGGTGGCAAGATACCATGTTCTACAAGTCCAACAAAACTAACCCATTGTATGAGTTTTGCGACTACATTGAG AATGTCTTCCCCGATGACAAGAATGGTACTCGGACATACCCCGCGGTTCTTCCAGGGCCAGAGGGTGTAGGCACATGCAAGGCCATGGACGGGTTTGCGAAATGGTCCAAAGAGGTCTATCTTCCTGAAG TCTGTGCGCAGTATGGCTACTGGGCCGACAATAATACATTGGCATGCTTGGATATGAACAACAAGGAGAACCCAATGTACAAAGATCTAACCGTATTGGCCAAGATTAACCGACAATGGACTTGGTTTACGTGTAACGAGCC GTTCGAGTGGTGGCAGGTCTCTAGTCCTCAAGATACCACCGGTCTCGTATCACGATTCCTAGGCGTAGAATATTGGCGGATGCAGTGTGACAATTACTTTCCCCAGGAAGGAAATCACACTCATGGTTTAGCTGCTGGTCGAACTGCCGATCAAgtcaacaagaagacgggAGGTTGGAACGGGTTCAATAACACGACACGGCTCATGTGGGTGAATGGAGAGCATGATCCATGGCGCCCTGCCACAATGTCGGCCGACGCGAGGCCAGGCGGTCCTTTGAAGACTACCCCAGAAGCTCCCGTTTGGGTTATACCTAAAGCTGCTCACTGTAATGACCTCATTACCAAAAATGCCGATTCCAATCCGGAACTTCGAAAGATTGTGGATGATATCCTAGGCACCATGAAGAAGTGGGTAGATGAATATTACGATGGAAAGGAATAG